The window ATCTCTATGGGAACTGCTGACGCGCATTGTCGTTGGCAATGTCGTCATCGACCATGAAACGGTCACCCGCAACTTTCCGGAAGGAAAGGGAGAGGTCGACGTTGCCTGCATCTATGAAGTTGAAAACGGCAGGATCGCCAAGGCCTGGTTCAAGATCGGTGAGCCGCGGATATTGTCGCGAAAATCCTAGCGCGTGCAAAGGGTGCGTGCGCGACTTTCCCTTCGTCCATGTCGCTATGCGGCGTGATCCGCCCGCATGGGGTGCCAGACGGAAATATCGCGCGGGACGTCGAGAAGCTCGGGCAGGGCATCGTGCCATGCCTGCCGATAGGGCCGGTGAATCTGAACGTCGATGACGTCCTGATGGTCGCTCCAGGTCTCATGCAACAGGAAGCGGTTCTCGTTTTCACCGTCCCGGTGCAGGGTTGCGTTCACGAAGGTCTTTTCGTGCCGCATGGCGTCGAGCAGCGCATTCAGCAATTCGAGAAAGCGCTCGCGCTGGCCGGGGCGGACCTGAAAGCCGATGAGATAGGTGGTGTGCACGGGTGTTACTCCTTGGTGCCTTGCATCAGTGCTTCGCGGGTTGCCGCGTCAGCGGGGTAGAAACATTCCAGCACCAGTTCGGACAGCGTGACGTCTGTGGCCGTTCCGAAAACCGTGGTGGTTGAAATGAAGCTCAATATGCCGCCCGAAGATGGATCGCGAAGCTGGAGCGGTATGGCCAGCGGATCGGTCCCGGCCGCATGCGGCGAGACCTTTGGCGCAGGATAGGCCGCAAGCTCCGCATGCAGCCGGGAAAGCACCTCGTCTCCCGTCTCTTCGACCTGACGGCGCAGGCGTTCCAGCAGGTGATGACGCCATTCGGCAAGATTGACGATGCGCGAACTCAGGCCCTGCGGATGCAGGCTCAGCCTCAGTGCGTTGAGCGGCGGGCGAAGCAGCTCTTCGGAAACGCCGGCCAGAAGCGACGTGATCGCCCCATTGGCGAGAACGACGTTCCAGTGCCGGTCAACGGCAAGGGCGGGAAAGGGCATATGCCCGTGCACCACGGTTTCAACCGCCTGCCGGGCCGCCGCCATATCAGGCGCATCCATCGGCCGTTCGGAATGAACAGGCGCATAACCAGCCGCCAGCATCAGCCGGTTGGCGGCGCGGGCGGGCATGGAAAGCTGCTCGGCCAGTTTCGCGAGCATCTCGCGGCTGGGGGATGATCGTCCGCTTTCCACGAAACTCAGATGGCGCGCGGATATGTCCGCCTCCATCGCCAGATCGAGCTGGCTCAACCTGCGGCGCGCACGCCATTCCTTCAGCACCTGGCCGACATGTTCTCGATGATGTGTCATGCCCCGCAGCCTAGCAGAAGAGAGCGCCAATGCGATTACCTCTGAGGTAATTGTTCCGCTTCCCGACCCACGGCATGTTTGGGCCGTCAACCAGAAGGAGCGCAATCATGACGCAGCATCTCGCAATCGCCCAAACCTATCTCGCAGCCTGGAACGAGGAGGACAATGAACGCCGCAGGCATCTCGTCGGTCAGGCATGGGCAGGAAATACGCGCTACGTCGATCCGCTGATGCAGGGCGAAGGCCAGCAGGGGATTGCCGCGATGATCGAGGCGGCACGGCAGAAATTTCCGGGATATCGTTTTGTTCTTGCCGGCACCCCGGATGGCCACGGCAATTTCACCCGTTTCTCATGGCGTCTGATTTCGCCTGATGGGGACGATGTTGCGGGTGGTACCGACGTCGTCAGCCTGAATGCCGAGGGGCGGATCGAAAATGTCGTCGGTTTTCTCGACGGCGCGGCATCCTGAGAACGAGGCGGGATCGTCCCGCCTCCTGTCCCGGCAATCTTGTCAGCCGGCGAAACCGACGCCGGCCTGACGCTGGCCGAGCGCATGGAACACGGTGGAAACGATGCCGGCCCGGTCGAGGCCGGCATTGGCATACATGGTCTCTGGTTTTGCCTGCTCTACCCACTGGTCTGGCAGGGTCAGTGTCCGGACCTTCGGGCCATGGTCGAGCAGGCCGGCGCTCGCCATGAAATGCAGCACATGCGCGCCGAAACCGCCAACGGAGCCTTCCTCGATGGTCACCAGCACCTCGTGATGGGCGGCCAGCTGGCGGATGAGATCGAGATCGAGCGGCTTGGCGAAGCGCGCATCGGCAACCGTGGTGGAAAGGCCGGCCGCTTCAAGGTCTTCGGCCGCCGCCAGGCATTCCGCAAGGCGCGTGCCGAAGGAGAGCAGCGCAACCTTGGTGCCCTCCTTGATGATGCGGCCCTTGCCGATCTGAAGAATCTCGCCGCGCGCGGGCATCTCGACGCCCACACCTTCGCCGCGCGGGTAACGGAAGGAAATCGGGCCTTCATCATAGGCCGCCGCCGTGCGCACCATATGTTTCAGCTCCGCCTCGTCGGACGCCGCCATCACCACCATGCCGGGCAGGGTGGCGAGGAAAGTCGTGTCGAAGGAACCGGCATGGGTCGGCCCGTCAGCACCGACAAAACCGGCGCGGTCGATGGGGAAACGTACCGGCAGGCTCTGGATCGCCACATCATGCACTAGTTGGTCGTAACCGCGTTGCAGGAAGGTGGAATAAAGCGCGCAGAACGGCTTGTAACCATCAGCCGCAAGCCCGGCCGCAAAGGTGACGGCGTGCTGTTCGGCAATGCCGACATCGAAGGTGCGGGACGGGAAAAGCTCGGCCATCTTGTCGAGGCCGGTGCCGTTCGGCATGGCGGCGGTGACGCCGATGATCTTGTCGTCGAGGGTGGCTTCCTGAATCAGGGCTTCGGCAAAGACGCTGGTATAGCTCGGCGCATTCGGCTTGGCTTTCGCCTGCGCACCGGTGATGACGTCGAACTTGTTGACGCCGTGATATTTGTCGGCTGCGGCTTCCGCCGGTGCATAACCCTTGCCCTTCTGCGTCACCACATGGATGAGGACAGGGCCTTTCTGGTTGTCGCGCACATTGCGCAGCACCGGCAGCAGGTGATCGAAGGAGTGACCGTCGATTGGGCCGATGTGATAGAAGCCAAGCTCTTCGAACAGCGTGCCGCCGGTCACATAACCGCGCGCATGGGTCACGGCGCGGGTGATGGCGCGGTCGATGGTCTTGCCGAGATAGGCCGTCAGTTTCTTGCCGAAATCGCGGAAGCCCATATAGGTGCGGCCGGAGGCGAGACGTGCCAGATAAGCGCTCATCGCGCCCGTCGGCGGCGCAATCGACATATCGTTGTCGTTGAGAATGACGATCAGCCGCGCATCGAGCGCGCCGGCATTGTTCAGCGCTTCGAACGCCATGCCTGCCGACATCGAGCCGTCACCGATGACGGCGATCACCTTACGGTCGCTCT is drawn from Agrobacterium tumefaciens and contains these coding sequences:
- a CDS encoding antibiotic biosynthesis monooxygenase, which produces MHTTYLIGFQVRPGQRERFLELLNALLDAMRHEKTFVNATLHRDGENENRFLLHETWSDHQDVIDVQIHRPYRQAWHDALPELLDVPRDISVWHPMRADHAA
- a CDS encoding nuclear transport factor 2 family protein — its product is MTQHLAIAQTYLAAWNEEDNERRRHLVGQAWAGNTRYVDPLMQGEGQQGIAAMIEAARQKFPGYRFVLAGTPDGHGNFTRFSWRLISPDGDDVAGGTDVVSLNAEGRIENVVGFLDGAAS
- the dxs gene encoding 1-deoxy-D-xylulose-5-phosphate synthase — encoded protein: MTGMPQTPLLDRVNFPSDLKEIDDRDLPELARELRDEMIDAVSKTGGHLGAGLGVVELTIAIHKVFNTPEDRLIFDVGHQCYPHKILTGRRDRIRTLRQEGGLSGFTRRAESDYDDFGAGHSSTSISAGLGMAVAAGLDQSDRKVIAVIGDGSMSAGMAFEALNNAGALDARLIVILNDNDMSIAPPTGAMSAYLARLASGRTYMGFRDFGKKLTAYLGKTIDRAITRAVTHARGYVTGGTLFEELGFYHIGPIDGHSFDHLLPVLRNVRDNQKGPVLIHVVTQKGKGYAPAEAAADKYHGVNKFDVITGAQAKAKPNAPSYTSVFAEALIQEATLDDKIIGVTAAMPNGTGLDKMAELFPSRTFDVGIAEQHAVTFAAGLAADGYKPFCALYSTFLQRGYDQLVHDVAIQSLPVRFPIDRAGFVGADGPTHAGSFDTTFLATLPGMVVMAASDEAELKHMVRTAAAYDEGPISFRYPRGEGVGVEMPARGEILQIGKGRIIKEGTKVALLSFGTRLAECLAAAEDLEAAGLSTTVADARFAKPLDLDLIRQLAAHHEVLVTIEEGSVGGFGAHVLHFMASAGLLDHGPKVRTLTLPDQWVEQAKPETMYANAGLDRAGIVSTVFHALGQRQAGVGFAG
- a CDS encoding helix-turn-helix transcriptional regulator; this encodes MTHHREHVGQVLKEWRARRRLSQLDLAMEADISARHLSFVESGRSSPSREMLAKLAEQLSMPARAANRLMLAAGYAPVHSERPMDAPDMAAARQAVETVVHGHMPFPALAVDRHWNVVLANGAITSLLAGVSEELLRPPLNALRLSLHPQGLSSRIVNLAEWRHHLLERLRRQVEETGDEVLSRLHAELAAYPAPKVSPHAAGTDPLAIPLQLRDPSSGGILSFISTTTVFGTATDVTLSELVLECFYPADAATREALMQGTKE